In one Pseudomonas tensinigenes genomic region, the following are encoded:
- a CDS encoding RidA family protein, protein MAIQRQLTNERMSQIVSHNGTVYLAGQVGDDFDAGIEQQTRDVLANIERLLDLAGTDKQHLLSATIYLNDIEAHFAGMNSVWDQWLPKGAAPARATVEAKMAKPSILVEISIVAALP, encoded by the coding sequence ATGGCAATCCAGCGCCAGCTCACCAATGAGCGCATGAGTCAGATCGTCAGCCACAACGGCACCGTGTATCTGGCGGGGCAGGTCGGCGACGACTTCGACGCCGGGATTGAACAGCAGACCCGTGACGTACTGGCCAATATCGAGCGTTTGCTTGATCTGGCCGGGACTGACAAACAGCATCTGTTGTCGGCGACGATCTACCTGAACGACATCGAAGCGCACTTCGCCGGGATGAACTCGGTGTGGGACCAGTGGCTGCCAAAAGGCGCTGCCCCGGCCCGTGCCACCGTCGAAGCGAAAATGGCCAAGCCGAGCATTCTGGTAGAAATCTCTATCGTCGCCGCGCTGCCGTAA
- a CDS encoding cupin domain-containing protein, producing the protein MDVGERLQSIRKLKGLSQRELAKRAGVTNSTISMIEKNSVSPSISSLRKVLGGIPMSMVEFFSEEILQEVPTQIVYKANELIDISDGAVTMKLVGRAHPSRAIAFLNEIYPPGADTGEEMLTHEGEETGILVEGRLELVVGLETFILEAGDSYYFESTKPHRFRNPFDLPARLISAATPANF; encoded by the coding sequence TTGGACGTCGGTGAACGACTGCAATCGATCCGCAAGCTCAAAGGGCTTTCCCAGCGTGAACTCGCCAAACGCGCGGGCGTCACCAACAGCACCATTTCGATGATCGAAAAGAACAGCGTCAGCCCTTCGATCAGTTCGCTGAGAAAGGTGCTGGGGGGCATCCCCATGTCCATGGTCGAGTTCTTTTCCGAAGAAATCCTGCAGGAAGTCCCGACCCAGATCGTCTACAAGGCCAACGAGCTGATCGACATTTCCGACGGCGCCGTGACCATGAAACTGGTCGGCCGCGCGCACCCCAGCCGCGCCATCGCCTTCCTCAATGAAATCTACCCGCCGGGCGCCGATACCGGCGAAGAAATGCTCACCCATGAAGGCGAGGAAACCGGGATTCTGGTGGAAGGTCGTCTGGAACTGGTGGTGGGTCTGGAAACTTTTATTCTCGAAGCCGGCGACAGCTACTACTTTGAAAGTACCAAGCCGCATCGTTTCCGTAATCCGTTCGACTTGCCTGCGCGACTAATCAGCGCAGCCACGCCGGCGAATTTTTAA
- a CDS encoding c-type cytochrome: MKMLAVPATVLALWAVSAQAATNDDIAKRLEPVGQVCVQGQECKGMEVAATAGGGDAKTPDSIIAKHCNACHGSGLLGAPKIGDTAAWKERADHQGGLDGILAKAITGINAMPPKGTCADCTDADLKGAIEKMSGLK, encoded by the coding sequence ATGAAAATGCTGGCTGTACCAGCAACCGTATTGGCCCTCTGGGCTGTCAGCGCTCAAGCTGCGACGAATGACGACATTGCCAAACGCCTCGAGCCGGTTGGCCAGGTGTGTGTACAGGGGCAGGAATGCAAAGGGATGGAAGTGGCTGCGACTGCCGGCGGCGGTGATGCCAAGACTCCAGATTCAATCATTGCCAAACATTGCAACGCGTGCCATGGCTCCGGCCTTTTAGGCGCGCCGAAAATCGGTGACACCGCCGCCTGGAAGGAACGCGCCGATCACCAGGGTGGCCTCGACGGCATCCTCGCCAAGGCCATCACCGGCATCAACGCCATGCCACCGAAAGGCACCTGCGCTGACTGCACCGATGCTGACCTGAAAGGCGCAATCGAGAAGATGTCCGGCCTGAAATAA
- a CDS encoding YkgJ family cysteine cluster protein has protein sequence MSCNSQKIRTLRQQIPSFECVPGCHDCCGPVTTSPEEMARLPRKTRAEQDAAMEELNCVHLGPNGCTVYEERPLICRLFGTTKTLPCPNERRPVELIHPRVEKQIFEYMAANRQVLV, from the coding sequence ATGAGCTGCAACAGCCAGAAAATCCGCACTTTGCGTCAGCAGATCCCCTCGTTCGAGTGCGTGCCCGGCTGCCATGACTGCTGCGGCCCGGTGACCACCTCTCCGGAAGAAATGGCGCGCCTGCCGCGCAAGACCCGCGCCGAGCAGGATGCGGCGATGGAGGAGCTGAACTGTGTGCATCTGGGGCCGAATGGCTGCACGGTGTATGAAGAGCGGCCGCTGATTTGCCGGTTGTTCGGTACGACGAAAACCTTGCCTTGTCCGAATGAGCGGCGGCCGGTGGAGTTGATTCATCCGCGCGTGGAGAAGCAGATTTTCGAGTACATGGCGGCGAATCGGCAGGTGTTGGTTTAA
- a CDS encoding Lrp/AsnC ligand binding domain-containing protein has product MRTNTQTKRELDKIDRNILRILQADGRISFTELGEKVGLSTTPCTERVRRLEREGIIMGYNARLNPQHLKGSLLVFVEISLDYKSGDTFEEFRRAVLKLPHVLECHLVSGDFDYLVKARISEMASYRKLLGDILLKLPHVRESKSYIVMEEVKESLSLPIPD; this is encoded by the coding sequence ATGCGTACCAACACTCAGACCAAACGTGAGCTGGACAAGATCGACCGCAACATCTTGCGGATCCTCCAGGCGGACGGGCGGATTTCCTTTACTGAACTGGGCGAAAAGGTTGGGCTCTCGACCACGCCGTGCACCGAGCGCGTGCGGCGTCTGGAGCGCGAAGGGATCATCATGGGCTACAACGCCCGGCTGAATCCGCAGCACTTGAAGGGTAGCTTGCTGGTGTTCGTCGAGATCAGTCTCGACTACAAATCCGGCGACACGTTCGAGGAGTTCCGCCGCGCGGTGCTGAAGTTGCCGCATGTGCTGGAGTGTCATCTGGTGTCGGGGGATTTCGACTATCTGGTGAAGGCGCGGATTTCCGAGATGGCCTCGTACCGCAAATTGCTGGGCGACATTCTGTTGAAACTGCCACATGTGCGGGAGTCGAAGAGTTATATCGTGATGGAAGAGGTTAAAGAGAGCTTGAGCTTACCTATTCCGGATTGA
- a CDS encoding acetyl-CoA hydrolase/transferase family protein, protein MVQLCSIEQAVDDVLARLPAHIHMGMPLGLGKPNHFVNALYRRIKSLPERQLTIYTALCLGRPALGDGLQKRFIEPFVERVFGDYPEFDFLADLHRDSLPANIRIEQFFMQPGSLLNSAPAQQDYVSSNYSHAARDINAAGLNLVAQLLASSSEHPDRLSLSCNPDITLDLLPMIAKRRDAGETILLVGQVHTDLPYMPGDAEVDIDTFDLLIDAKDSSTLFSTPNMPVGFQDHFIGLHASTLVRDGGTLQIGIGSMGDALTAALLARQADNAGYKALLDDINLSQWAQLIHREGGTGPFAKGLYGCSEMFVNGLLVLADAGIIRRKVYPDVPTQEQANAGTLDEAAQTDGISVHGGFFLGPRSFYERLRELPQSKRLEFNMTRISYINELYGQEELKRLQRLDARFINTVFTMTLLGAGVADQLEDGRVLSGVGGQYNFVAQGHALHDARSILILRSWRESGGDVSSNIVWEYGHCTIPRHLRDIVVTEYGIADLRGKSDAVVIESLLNISDSRFQQGLIEQAQKVGKLPKDFRLDPRFADNTPQRLQAIAARHKNLFPEYPLGCDFTAIERDLLRALNWLKSKFKLTEILELGKAALDAPEASLYPEHLERMQLTNPEGLKEDLFQRLLLTGLKATAQ, encoded by the coding sequence ATGGTGCAGTTGTGTTCGATCGAACAGGCAGTGGACGACGTGCTGGCACGCTTGCCGGCGCACATCCACATGGGCATGCCGCTGGGCCTGGGCAAGCCCAATCACTTCGTCAACGCGCTGTACCGGCGGATCAAAAGCCTGCCCGAGCGGCAACTGACGATCTATACCGCACTGTGCCTCGGCCGCCCGGCATTGGGCGATGGCTTGCAAAAGCGCTTTATCGAACCCTTCGTCGAGCGCGTCTTCGGTGACTACCCGGAATTCGATTTCCTCGCCGACCTGCACCGCGACAGCCTGCCCGCCAACATCCGCATCGAACAGTTCTTCATGCAACCCGGCAGCCTGCTCAACAGCGCGCCGGCCCAGCAGGATTACGTTAGCAGCAACTACAGCCACGCTGCTCGCGACATCAACGCCGCCGGCCTGAATCTGGTGGCGCAGTTATTGGCCAGCAGCAGCGAGCATCCCGATCGACTGAGCCTGAGTTGCAACCCGGACATCACCCTCGACCTGTTGCCGATGATCGCCAAGCGCCGGGACGCCGGGGAGACGATTCTGCTGGTCGGCCAGGTGCACACCGATTTGCCGTATATGCCCGGCGATGCTGAAGTCGATATCGACACCTTCGACCTGCTGATCGACGCTAAGGACAGCAGCACGCTGTTTTCCACGCCGAACATGCCGGTCGGGTTTCAGGACCATTTCATTGGCTTGCACGCGAGTACGCTGGTGCGCGACGGCGGTACGTTGCAGATCGGCATCGGCTCGATGGGCGACGCGTTGACCGCCGCATTGCTGGCGCGTCAGGCGGATAACGCCGGGTACAAGGCGTTGTTAGATGACATCAACCTCAGCCAATGGGCGCAACTGATCCACCGTGAGGGCGGCACCGGGCCATTCGCCAAAGGCCTTTACGGCTGCAGCGAAATGTTCGTCAACGGCCTGCTGGTGCTGGCGGATGCCGGGATCATCCGGCGCAAGGTCTATCCGGATGTGCCGACCCAAGAACAGGCCAACGCCGGCACCCTCGACGAGGCCGCGCAGACTGACGGCATCTCGGTGCACGGCGGCTTCTTCCTCGGTCCGCGCAGTTTCTACGAGCGCCTGCGTGAGTTACCGCAGAGCAAGCGCCTTGAATTCAACATGACCCGCATCAGCTACATCAACGAGCTCTACGGGCAGGAAGAACTCAAGCGCTTGCAGCGTCTTGATGCGCGGTTTATCAACACTGTTTTCACCATGACGTTGCTGGGCGCCGGTGTGGCGGATCAACTGGAGGATGGCCGAGTACTCAGCGGTGTCGGCGGGCAGTACAACTTCGTCGCGCAGGGTCACGCGTTGCACGATGCCCGTTCGATTCTGATCCTGCGCAGCTGGCGTGAATCCGGTGGCGACGTCAGTTCCAACATCGTCTGGGAATACGGCCATTGCACGATCCCACGGCACCTGCGCGATATCGTCGTGACCGAATACGGCATCGCCGATCTGCGCGGCAAATCTGACGCGGTGGTGATTGAGTCGCTGCTGAATATCAGCGATTCACGCTTCCAGCAGGGCCTGATCGAACAAGCGCAAAAGGTCGGCAAACTGCCAAAAGATTTCCGCCTCGACCCACGCTTCGCCGACAACACGCCACAGCGTTTGCAGGCGATCGCCGCACGGCACAAAAACCTCTTTCCGGAATACCCGCTGGGCTGTGATTTCACCGCGATCGAACGGGATCTATTGCGTGCGCTGAACTGGCTAAAAAGCAAATTCAAACTCACCGAAATCCTCGAACTCGGCAAAGCCGCCCTCGACGCCCCCGAGGCATCGCTCTACCCCGAACACCTTGAGCGCATGCAACTCACAAACCCGGAAGGCCTGAAAGAAGACCTCTTCCAACGCCTGCTCCTCACCGGCCTGAAAGCCACCGCGCAGTAA
- a CDS encoding xanthine phosphoribosyltransferase, whose protein sequence is MEALQQKIREQGIVLSDQVLKVDAFLNHQIDPALMKLIGDEFASLFKDSGITKIVTIEASGIAPAIMTGLNLGVPVIFARKQQSLTLTENLLSATVYSFTKKTESTVAISPRHLTSSDRVLIIDDFLANGKASQALISIIKQAGATVAGLGIVIEKSFQGGRAELDSQGYRVESLARVKSLTGGVVTFIE, encoded by the coding sequence ATGGAAGCATTGCAGCAGAAAATCCGCGAACAAGGCATTGTGCTTTCCGACCAGGTCCTGAAGGTCGACGCCTTCCTGAACCACCAGATCGACCCGGCCCTGATGAAGCTGATCGGCGACGAATTCGCCTCGCTGTTCAAGGACTCGGGCATCACCAAGATCGTCACCATCGAAGCCTCGGGCATCGCCCCGGCGATCATGACCGGTCTGAACCTCGGCGTGCCGGTGATCTTCGCCCGCAAGCAACAGTCCCTGACCCTGACGGAAAACCTGCTGTCGGCGACCGTTTACTCGTTCACCAAAAAGACCGAAAGCACCGTGGCCATCTCCCCGCGTCACCTGACCAGCAGCGACCGCGTGCTGATCATCGACGACTTTTTGGCCAACGGTAAGGCCTCGCAAGCGCTGATCTCGATCATCAAACAGGCCGGCGCGACCGTTGCCGGTCTGGGCATCGTCATCGAGAAGTCGTTCCAGGGCGGCCGCGCCGAGCTGGACTCGCAGGGTTACCGCGTAGAGTCGCTGGCCCGCGTGAAATCGCTGACGGGTGGCGTGGTCACCTTCATCGAATAA
- the alr gene encoding alanine racemase has product MRPARALIDLETLRHNYRIAREVTGAKALAVIKADAYGHGAVRCAQALEAEADGFAVACIEEALELRAAGIRAPVLLLEGIFEADELALIVEHDFWTVVHSLWQLEAIEQAALSKPITVWLKLDSGMHRVGLHPKDYPAAYQRLLASGKVAKIVLMSHFARADELQAQSSTEQVAVFEAARQGLAAEVSLRNSPAVLGWPKIHSDWVRPGIMLYGATPFEEANAVADRLQPVMTLESKVICVRELPAGEPIGYGAKFITDKPMRIGVVAMGYADGYPRQAPTGTPVLVAGKRSRILGRVSMDMLCIDLTDVPEAGLGSTVELWGKNILASEVAHWADTIPYQIFCNLRRVPRLYSEG; this is encoded by the coding sequence ATGCGTCCTGCCCGTGCCCTGATCGACCTAGAAACCCTGCGCCACAACTACCGAATTGCCCGCGAAGTCACCGGCGCCAAGGCGCTTGCCGTGATCAAGGCGGACGCCTATGGCCATGGCGCGGTGCGTTGCGCGCAGGCGCTGGAAGCCGAGGCCGACGGTTTTGCCGTGGCCTGCATCGAGGAGGCTTTGGAGCTGCGCGCTGCCGGTATTCGTGCGCCGGTGTTGTTGCTGGAAGGGATCTTCGAGGCCGATGAGCTGGCGTTGATCGTCGAGCATGATTTCTGGACGGTGGTGCATTCGCTGTGGCAGCTCGAAGCGATCGAGCAGGCGGCACTGAGCAAACCGATTACCGTGTGGCTGAAGCTCGATTCGGGCATGCACCGCGTCGGTCTACATCCAAAGGATTATCCGGCGGCTTACCAGCGTCTGCTGGCCAGCGGCAAAGTGGCGAAGATCGTCTTGATGAGCCACTTTGCCCGCGCCGATGAGCTGCAAGCGCAGAGCAGCACCGAGCAAGTCGCGGTGTTTGAAGCGGCGCGTCAGGGTCTGGCGGCGGAAGTCAGCTTGCGCAACTCGCCGGCCGTGCTCGGATGGCCCAAGATCCACAGTGACTGGGTGCGTCCGGGCATCATGCTTTACGGCGCGACTCCGTTCGAAGAAGCCAACGCCGTGGCTGATCGCCTGCAACCGGTGATGACCCTCGAATCGAAAGTCATCTGCGTACGCGAACTGCCTGCTGGCGAACCGATCGGCTACGGCGCCAAATTCATCACCGACAAGCCGATGCGCATCGGCGTGGTCGCCATGGGTTACGCTGACGGCTACCCGCGTCAGGCGCCGACCGGCACCCCGGTTTTGGTGGCGGGCAAACGCAGCCGCATTCTCGGTCGCGTGTCGATGGACATGCTCTGCATCGATCTGACCGATGTGCCGGAAGCAGGCCTCGGTTCGACCGTCGAGCTGTGGGGCAAAAACATCCTCGCCAGCGAAGTGGCGCACTGGGCGGACACCATTCCGTACCAGATCTTCTGCAACCTGCGTCGAGTGCCAAGGCTCTATTCCGAGGGTTGA
- a CDS encoding NAD(P)/FAD-dependent oxidoreductase, which produces MTARAFTSASQPHVASYYAASSLPQPDHPALQGEMVADVCVVGGGFSGLNTALELAERGLSVVLLEAHKIGWGASGRNGGQLIRGVGHGLDQFTNVIGADGVREMKLMGLEAVEIVRQRVERFQIACDLTWGYCDLANKPADLEGFGEDAEELRSLGYRYETRLLQAHEMHTVVGSRRYVGGLIDMGSGHLHPLNLALGEAAAAQQLGVKLFEHSAVTRIDYGPEVKVHTAQGSVRAKTLVLGCNAYLNDLNSQLSGKVLPAGSYIIATEPLSEEQAHSLLPQNMAVCDQRVALDYYRLSADRRLLFGGACHYSGRDPKDIAAYMQPKMLEVFPQLAGVKIDYQWGGMIGIGANRLPQIGRLNDQPNVYYAQAYSGHGVNATHLAGKLLAEAISGQHSGGFDLFAKVPHITFPGGKHLRSPLLAVGMLWHRLKELV; this is translated from the coding sequence ATGACTGCCCGCGCCTTCACCTCCGCGAGCCAACCCCACGTTGCCTCTTATTACGCCGCCAGCAGCCTGCCGCAGCCGGATCATCCTGCGCTGCAAGGTGAAATGGTGGCTGATGTCTGCGTGGTTGGTGGCGGTTTTTCCGGGTTGAACACGGCACTGGAACTGGCTGAACGCGGCCTCAGCGTAGTGTTGCTGGAAGCGCACAAGATCGGTTGGGGCGCCAGTGGTCGCAACGGCGGGCAATTGATTCGCGGGGTCGGTCACGGCCTCGATCAGTTCACCAACGTCATTGGTGCCGACGGCGTGCGCGAGATGAAACTCATGGGCCTGGAAGCGGTGGAAATCGTTCGCCAGCGGGTCGAGCGCTTTCAGATTGCCTGCGACCTGACCTGGGGCTACTGCGACCTCGCCAACAAACCCGCCGACCTTGAGGGTTTTGGCGAAGACGCCGAAGAGTTGCGCAGCCTCGGTTATCGCTACGAAACCCGTTTACTGCAAGCCCACGAAATGCACACGGTGGTCGGTTCCAGGCGCTATGTCGGTGGTTTGATCGACATGGGGTCAGGGCATTTGCATCCGCTCAATCTCGCATTGGGCGAAGCAGCGGCGGCACAGCAATTGGGCGTCAAACTGTTTGAACACTCCGCAGTGACGCGTATCGATTACGGCCCTGAAGTCAAAGTCCATACAGCTCAAGGTTCGGTGCGCGCCAAAACATTGGTGCTCGGTTGCAACGCCTATCTCAACGATCTGAATTCACAGCTCAGCGGTAAGGTCCTGCCCGCCGGCAGCTACATCATCGCCACCGAACCTTTGAGCGAAGAACAGGCGCACAGCCTGTTGCCGCAGAACATGGCGGTCTGCGACCAGCGTGTCGCGCTGGATTACTACCGGCTCTCGGCGGATCGTCGTTTGTTGTTTGGCGGTGCCTGCCATTATTCGGGGCGTGATCCGAAAGACATCGCCGCGTATATGCAGCCAAAGATGCTGGAGGTCTTCCCGCAACTGGCCGGGGTGAAGATCGATTATCAGTGGGGCGGCATGATCGGCATCGGCGCCAACCGCTTGCCGCAGATCGGCCGGCTCAATGATCAGCCGAACGTGTATTACGCCCAAGCCTATTCCGGCCACGGCGTGAATGCCACGCACCTGGCGGGCAAGCTGCTGGCCGAGGCGATCAGCGGGCAGCACAGCGGTGGCTTTGATCTGTTTGCCAAGGTGCCGCATATCACCTTCCCGGGCGGCAAGCATTTGCGCTCGCCGTTGTTGGCGGTGGGGATGTTGTGGCATCGCCTCAAAGAGTTGGTCTGA
- the dadA gene encoding D-amino acid dehydrogenase: MRVMVLGSGVIGTASAYYLARAGFEVVVVDRQPAAAMETSFANAGQVSPGYASPWAAPGVPLKAIKWLLQRHAPLAIKATADIDQYLWMAQMLRNCTASRYAVNKERMVRLSEYSRDCLDELRAETGIAYEGRSLGTTQLFRTQAQLDGAAKDIAVLKESGVPFEVLDRAGIARVEPALAGVTDILAGALRLPNDQTGDCQIFTTRLAEMAVKLGVEFRFGQDIQKLDYAGDRINGVWIDGKLETADRYVLALGSYSPQLLKPLGIKAPVYPLKGYSLTVPITNPAMAPTSTILDETYKVAITRFDNRIRVGGMAEIAGFDLSLNPRRRETLEMIVNDLYPQGGNLAEASFWTGLRPTTPDGTPIVGATPFKNLFLNTGHGTLGWTMACGSGRLLADLMAKKKPQISAEGLDISRYGNKTQESAKHGNPAPAHQ; encoded by the coding sequence ATGCGCGTAATGGTCTTGGGTAGCGGCGTCATCGGTACCGCCAGTGCTTACTATCTGGCCCGTGCCGGGTTCGAAGTGGTGGTGGTCGACCGGCAGCCCGCTGCGGCCATGGAGACCAGTTTCGCCAACGCCGGCCAGGTGTCGCCGGGCTATGCCTCGCCGTGGGCCGCGCCGGGCGTGCCGCTGAAAGCGATCAAGTGGTTGCTGCAACGCCACGCCCCTCTCGCGATCAAAGCCACCGCCGACATCGACCAGTACCTGTGGATGGCGCAGATGCTGCGCAACTGCACCGCCAGCCGTTACGCGGTGAACAAGGAGCGCATGGTGCGCCTGTCCGAGTACAGCCGCGACTGCCTCGATGAACTGCGCGCCGAAACCGGCATTGCCTACGAAGGCCGCAGCCTCGGCACCACTCAGCTGTTCCGCACCCAGGCGCAACTCGATGGCGCCGCCAAAGACATCGCCGTGCTGAAAGAGTCCGGTGTGCCGTTTGAAGTCCTCGACCGCGCCGGCATTGCCCGCGTTGAACCGGCGCTGGCGGGCGTGACTGACATCCTCGCCGGTGCCCTGCGCCTGCCGAATGACCAGACCGGCGACTGCCAGATCTTCACCACCCGTCTCGCCGAAATGGCAGTGAAGCTCGGTGTCGAATTCCGCTTCGGCCAGGACATTCAGAAACTCGACTACGCCGGTGATCGCATCAACGGTGTGTGGATCGACGGCAAGCTGGAAACCGCCGACCGCTACGTGCTGGCCCTCGGCAGCTACTCGCCGCAACTGCTCAAACCGCTGGGCATCAAGGCCCCGGTGTATCCGCTCAAGGGTTACTCGCTGACCGTGCCGATCACCAACCCGGCGATGGCCCCGACCTCGACCATTCTCGACGAGACCTACAAGGTCGCGATCACCCGTTTCGACAACCGCATCCGCGTTGGCGGCATGGCCGAGATCGCCGGTTTTGACCTGTCGCTGAACCCGCGCCGCCGCGAAACCCTGGAGATGATCGTCAACGACCTTTATCCTCAGGGCGGCAATCTGGCCGAGGCGAGTTTCTGGACCGGTCTGCGTCCGACCACCCCGGACGGCACGCCAATCGTTGGCGCCACGCCGTTCAAGAACCTGTTTCTCAACACCGGTCATGGCACGCTCGGTTGGACCATGGCGTGCGGTTCCGGTCGTTTGCTGGCCGACCTGATGGCGAAGAAAAAGCCACAGATCAGCGCCGAAGGCCTCGATATTTCCCGTTACGGCAACAAAACTCAGGAGTCCGCAAAACATGGCAATCCAGCGCCAGCTCACCAATGA
- a CDS encoding DUF1127 domain-containing protein codes for MNGLSDVRLTLHSQELAAGQKDRARNEIMRNAPSGLSRWNLFWHRLHTRKALLALTADQLKDIGLTREQALEEGLKPFWRI; via the coding sequence ATGAACGGCTTGAGCGATGTGCGGCTGACGTTACACAGTCAGGAACTGGCGGCAGGGCAGAAGGATCGTGCACGCAATGAGATCATGCGTAACGCACCGTCCGGCCTGAGTCGCTGGAATCTGTTCTGGCATCGTCTGCACACGCGCAAGGCGTTGCTGGCGCTGACGGCGGATCAGCTCAAGGATATCGGGCTGACCCGTGAGCAGGCGCTGGAGGAGGGGTTAAAGCCGTTCTGGCGGATCTGA
- a CDS encoding PLP-dependent aminotransferase family protein, translated as MTLYVNLAELLGTRIENGFYRPGDRLPSVRALSVEHGVSLSTVQQAYRMLEDSGLATPKPKSGYFVPVGRELPELPVVGRPAQRPVEISQWDQVLELIRAVPRKDVVQLGRGMPDISSPTMKPLLRGLARISRRQDMPGLYYDNIHGTLELREQIARLMLDSGCQLSASDLVITTGCHEALSTSIHAICEPGDIVAVDSPSFHGAMQTLKGLGMKALEIPTDPLTGISLEALELALEQWPIKVIQLTPNCNNPLGYIMPESRKRALLTLAQRFDVAIIEDDVYGELAYTYPRPRTIKSFDEDGRVLLCSSFSKTLAPGLRIGWVAPGRYLERVLHMKYISTGSTAPQPQIAIAEFLKAGHFEPHLRRMRTQYQRSRDLMIDWVTRYFPAGTRASRPQGSFMLWVELPEGFDTLKLNRELHDQGVQIAVGSIFSASGKYRNCLRMNYAAKPTPQIEEAVRKVGETAVRLLAEAD; from the coding sequence ATGACCCTTTATGTAAACCTTGCCGAATTGCTCGGCACGCGCATCGAAAACGGCTTCTATCGACCCGGTGATCGGTTGCCGTCGGTGCGCGCCTTGAGCGTCGAACACGGGGTCAGCCTGAGCACGGTGCAACAGGCCTATCGCATGCTCGAAGACAGCGGTCTGGCCACGCCGAAACCCAAATCAGGCTACTTTGTGCCAGTCGGTCGCGAACTGCCGGAACTGCCCGTCGTCGGCCGCCCGGCGCAACGGCCGGTGGAGATTTCGCAGTGGGATCAGGTGCTGGAATTGATTCGCGCGGTGCCGCGCAAGGATGTCGTGCAACTGGGTCGCGGCATGCCCGACATCAGCTCGCCGACCATGAAACCGCTGCTGCGCGGCTTGGCACGGATCAGCCGCCGTCAGGACATGCCCGGCCTGTATTACGACAACATTCACGGCACCCTCGAGCTGCGCGAACAGATCGCTCGACTGATGCTCGATTCCGGCTGCCAGTTGAGCGCCAGCGATCTGGTGATCACCACCGGTTGTCACGAAGCGCTGTCCACCAGCATCCACGCGATCTGCGAGCCGGGCGACATCGTCGCGGTGGACTCGCCAAGCTTTCACGGCGCCATGCAGACGCTCAAAGGCCTGGGCATGAAGGCCCTGGAAATCCCCACCGACCCACTCACCGGGATCAGCCTTGAAGCGTTGGAACTGGCGCTCGAACAATGGCCGATCAAGGTCATCCAGCTCACCCCGAACTGCAACAACCCGCTCGGCTACATCATGCCGGAGTCACGCAAACGCGCCCTGCTTACCCTCGCCCAGCGCTTCGACGTGGCGATCATCGAAGACGATGTGTATGGCGAACTGGCCTACACCTACCCGCGTCCGCGCACGATCAAATCCTTCGACGAAGACGGCCGCGTATTGCTCTGCAGTTCGTTTTCCAAGACCCTGGCGCCAGGGCTGCGTATTGGTTGGGTCGCGCCGGGCCGCTACCTCGAGCGCGTGCTGCACATGAAATACATCAGCACCGGATCGACCGCACCGCAGCCACAGATCGCCATCGCCGAATTCCTCAAGGCCGGCCACTTCGAACCGCACTTGCGGCGCATGCGCACGCAATACCAGCGCAGCCGCGACCTGATGATCGATTGGGTGACCCGCTATTTCCCGGCAGGTACCCGCGCCAGTCGGCCCCAAGGCAGCTTCATGTTGTGGGTCGAATTGCCGGAAGGTTTCGACACCCTGAAACTGAATCGTGAGTTGCACGACCAAGGCGTACAGATTGCCGTCGGCAGCATCTTTTCCGCTTCGGGCAAGTACCGCAATTGCCTGCGCATGAACTACGCTGCCAAACCGACACCGCAGATCGAAGAGGCGGTGCGCAAGGTCGGCGAGACAGCGGTCAGATTGCTGGCCGAAGCCGACTGA